A genomic stretch from Lysobacter ciconiae includes:
- a CDS encoding ECF-type sigma factor: MAGAGAADLAPLLYPDLRRAARGIRARSSGSALQTTALIHEAYMKMANVGPWKSHRHFLASAAVAMRHVMVDEARSRLRLRRGEGRVPISLDDPDNHTQAQAALMVTECETRVVVGEAVEQLAAIEPRMARVVECRYFAGYTEVETADILGVTERTVRRDWIKARAWLQKALGDYRGHASLDGDEAGEDGERDGG, from the coding sequence ATGGCCGGGGCGGGCGCTGCCGATCTGGCACCGCTGCTGTACCCCGACCTGCGGCGCGCCGCGCGGGGCATCCGTGCGCGCTCGTCCGGCAGCGCACTGCAGACGACGGCGCTGATCCACGAGGCCTACATGAAGATGGCCAACGTGGGGCCGTGGAAATCGCATCGGCACTTCCTCGCGTCCGCTGCGGTCGCGATGCGCCACGTGATGGTCGATGAGGCGCGCTCGCGGTTGCGCCTGCGCCGCGGCGAGGGTCGCGTGCCGATCTCGCTGGACGATCCGGACAACCACACCCAGGCCCAGGCGGCGCTGATGGTCACCGAGTGCGAAACCCGTGTGGTGGTGGGCGAGGCGGTCGAGCAGCTGGCCGCCATCGAACCGCGGATGGCGCGGGTGGTGGAGTGCCGGTATTTCGCCGGCTATACGGAAGTGGAAACCGCCGACATCCTCGGCGTGACGGAGCGCACCGTGCGCCGGGACTGGATCAAGGCGCGTGCGTGGCTGCAAAAGGCGCTGGGTGACTACCGCGGACACGCTTCCCTCGACGGGGACGAAGCCGGCGAGGACGGGGAGCGCGACGGCGGCTGA